Proteins encoded together in one Carya illinoinensis cultivar Pawnee chromosome 3, C.illinoinensisPawnee_v1, whole genome shotgun sequence window:
- the LOC122304223 gene encoding suppressor of mec-8 and unc-52 protein homolog 2 isoform X2, with the protein MTSSKKHYKEKAVRRREEKAEEPELPKYRDRAKERREDQNPDYESTELGSFHAVAPPGTVDIRAADAHKLSIEKSKYLGGDVEHTHLVKGLDYALLNKVRSEIDKKPDDEDDVDGRASKEDQQLSFRTATAKSVYKWMVKPQTIVKSNEMFLPGRMAFIFNMEGGYSHDIPTTLHRSKADCPVPEEMVTVSVDGSVLDRIAKIMSYLRLGSSGKVLKKKKKERDTKGKISASGYEYDEGDKPSKPNGGMPKNQTEREFVPPPPPPPRKSHIDSREKQGPAVARAVEEDIFVGDGVDYAIPGKDLSQSPLSEDMEESPRNKEKLSYFTEPAYGPVPPSGLPQEWHGTNGYDTMQTQALAGGYQGEWQDYQYAEQLAYPEQYLQANMQTYEVEADLNNLQDPRFMTQEEKDRGLGSVFKRDDQRLQQLREKDAREKDPNFISESYSECYPGYQEYNREIVDSDDEDDLSKMDMGGRAKGRLHRWDFETEEEWATYNEQKEAMPKAAFQFGVKMQDGRKTRKQNRDQKLNNELHQINKILARKKTEKDINGDGGLSYDDDSQPGKKLRI; encoded by the exons ATGACTTCGTCAAAGAAACATTACAAGGAGAAAGCTGTTCGTCGCAG GGAGGAGAAAGCAGAAGAACCAGAACTACCAAAGTACAGAGATCGTGCAAAGGAGCGTAGGGAAGACCAAAATCCTGACTATGAATCTACTGAATTGGGTTCTTTTCATGCTGTTGCTCCTCCTGGAACTGTTGATATCCGCGCAGCTGATGCACACAAGTTATCTATAGAGAAGAGCAAGTATCTTGGAG GCGATGTGGAACACACACATTTGGTCAAAGGTTTGGATTATGCTTTACTCAACAAAGTAAGAAGCGAGATTGACAAGAAGccagatgatgaagatgatgttGATGGCAG AGCTTCTAAGGAAGACCAACAATTATCATTTCGAACTGCAACTGCAAAG TCAGTGTATAAATGGATGGTCAAGCCCCAAACTATTGTCAAGTCGAATGAGATGTTTCTTCCTGGTCGAATGGCATTTATTTTCAACATG GAGGGGGGATATTCTCATGACATTCCAACCACCTTACATCGTAGTAAAGCTGATTGTCCAGTACCTGAG GAAATGGTTACTGTCAGTGTTGATGGTTCTGTGCTGGATCGAATAGCTAAAATTATGTCATATCTTCGTCTTGGTTCTTCTGGGAAGGTtctcaagaagaagaagaaagaaagggaCACAAAAG GAAAGATTTCAGCTTCTGGTTACGAATATGATGAAGGGGATAAGCCTTCGAAGCCTAATGGTGGCATGCCAAAGAATCAAACTGAAAGAGAGTTTGTTCCAcctcctccacctcctccaAGGAAAAGTCATATTGATTCAAGAGAGAAACAAGGCCCAGCGGTTGCTAGAGCAGTAGAGGAGGACATATTTGTTGGTGATGGTGTTGACTATGCTATTCCGGGTAAAGACTTGAGCCAAAGCCCTCTCTCAGAAGACATGGAAGAGTCGCCTCGAAATAAGGAAAAGCTTTCCTATTTCACCGAACCTGCTTATGGCCCTGTTCCACCCTCTGGGCTGCCTCAAGAATGGCATGGAACG AACGGATATGATACAATGCAAACACAAGCATTGGCTGGTGGCTACCAGGGCGAGTGGCAGGACTACCAATATGCTGAACAACTGGCTTACCCTGAGCAATACCTCCAAGCAAACATGCAGACTTATGAAGTAGAAGCAGATTTAAATAATCTACAGGATCCACGCTTTATGACCCAAGAAGAGAAGGATCGGGGCCTAGGATCGGTGTTTAAACGGGATGATCAGAGACTTCAACAATTGAGGGAGAAAGATGCTCGAGAAAAGGATCCCAACTTCATTTCTGAGAGCTATTCTGAATGTTACCCTGGATATCAAGAATATAACCGTGAGATTGTAGAtagtgatgatgaagatgacttgTCAAAAATGGATATGGGTGGACGA GCAAAGGGTCGTCTTCATAGGTGGGACTTTGAGACCGAAGAAGAATGGGCTACATACAATGAACAGAAAGAAGCAATGCCGAAAGCTGCATTCCAGTTTGGTGTGAAGATGCAAGACGGTCGGAAGACACGGAAGCAAAACAGGGACCAGAAACTCAATAATGAGCTCCACCAGATTAACAAGATACTTGCTAGAAAGAAAACGGAGAAGGATATAAATGGTGATGGTGGCCTCAGTTATGACGATGATTCACAACCTGGAAAGAAGCTTAGAATTTGA
- the LOC122304223 gene encoding suppressor of mec-8 and unc-52 protein homolog 2 isoform X1: protein MTSSKKHYKEKAVRRREEKAEEPELPKYRDRAKERREDQNPDYESTELGSFHAVAPPGTVDIRAADAHKLSIEKSKYLGGDVEHTHLVKGLDYALLNKVRSEIDKKPDDEDDVDGRSRASKEDQQLSFRTATAKSVYKWMVKPQTIVKSNEMFLPGRMAFIFNMEGGYSHDIPTTLHRSKADCPVPEEMVTVSVDGSVLDRIAKIMSYLRLGSSGKVLKKKKKERDTKGKISASGYEYDEGDKPSKPNGGMPKNQTEREFVPPPPPPPRKSHIDSREKQGPAVARAVEEDIFVGDGVDYAIPGKDLSQSPLSEDMEESPRNKEKLSYFTEPAYGPVPPSGLPQEWHGTNGYDTMQTQALAGGYQGEWQDYQYAEQLAYPEQYLQANMQTYEVEADLNNLQDPRFMTQEEKDRGLGSVFKRDDQRLQQLREKDAREKDPNFISESYSECYPGYQEYNREIVDSDDEDDLSKMDMGGRAKGRLHRWDFETEEEWATYNEQKEAMPKAAFQFGVKMQDGRKTRKQNRDQKLNNELHQINKILARKKTEKDINGDGGLSYDDDSQPGKKLRI from the exons ATGACTTCGTCAAAGAAACATTACAAGGAGAAAGCTGTTCGTCGCAG GGAGGAGAAAGCAGAAGAACCAGAACTACCAAAGTACAGAGATCGTGCAAAGGAGCGTAGGGAAGACCAAAATCCTGACTATGAATCTACTGAATTGGGTTCTTTTCATGCTGTTGCTCCTCCTGGAACTGTTGATATCCGCGCAGCTGATGCACACAAGTTATCTATAGAGAAGAGCAAGTATCTTGGAG GCGATGTGGAACACACACATTTGGTCAAAGGTTTGGATTATGCTTTACTCAACAAAGTAAGAAGCGAGATTGACAAGAAGccagatgatgaagatgatgttGATGGCAGGTCTAG AGCTTCTAAGGAAGACCAACAATTATCATTTCGAACTGCAACTGCAAAG TCAGTGTATAAATGGATGGTCAAGCCCCAAACTATTGTCAAGTCGAATGAGATGTTTCTTCCTGGTCGAATGGCATTTATTTTCAACATG GAGGGGGGATATTCTCATGACATTCCAACCACCTTACATCGTAGTAAAGCTGATTGTCCAGTACCTGAG GAAATGGTTACTGTCAGTGTTGATGGTTCTGTGCTGGATCGAATAGCTAAAATTATGTCATATCTTCGTCTTGGTTCTTCTGGGAAGGTtctcaagaagaagaagaaagaaagggaCACAAAAG GAAAGATTTCAGCTTCTGGTTACGAATATGATGAAGGGGATAAGCCTTCGAAGCCTAATGGTGGCATGCCAAAGAATCAAACTGAAAGAGAGTTTGTTCCAcctcctccacctcctccaAGGAAAAGTCATATTGATTCAAGAGAGAAACAAGGCCCAGCGGTTGCTAGAGCAGTAGAGGAGGACATATTTGTTGGTGATGGTGTTGACTATGCTATTCCGGGTAAAGACTTGAGCCAAAGCCCTCTCTCAGAAGACATGGAAGAGTCGCCTCGAAATAAGGAAAAGCTTTCCTATTTCACCGAACCTGCTTATGGCCCTGTTCCACCCTCTGGGCTGCCTCAAGAATGGCATGGAACG AACGGATATGATACAATGCAAACACAAGCATTGGCTGGTGGCTACCAGGGCGAGTGGCAGGACTACCAATATGCTGAACAACTGGCTTACCCTGAGCAATACCTCCAAGCAAACATGCAGACTTATGAAGTAGAAGCAGATTTAAATAATCTACAGGATCCACGCTTTATGACCCAAGAAGAGAAGGATCGGGGCCTAGGATCGGTGTTTAAACGGGATGATCAGAGACTTCAACAATTGAGGGAGAAAGATGCTCGAGAAAAGGATCCCAACTTCATTTCTGAGAGCTATTCTGAATGTTACCCTGGATATCAAGAATATAACCGTGAGATTGTAGAtagtgatgatgaagatgacttgTCAAAAATGGATATGGGTGGACGA GCAAAGGGTCGTCTTCATAGGTGGGACTTTGAGACCGAAGAAGAATGGGCTACATACAATGAACAGAAAGAAGCAATGCCGAAAGCTGCATTCCAGTTTGGTGTGAAGATGCAAGACGGTCGGAAGACACGGAAGCAAAACAGGGACCAGAAACTCAATAATGAGCTCCACCAGATTAACAAGATACTTGCTAGAAAGAAAACGGAGAAGGATATAAATGGTGATGGTGGCCTCAGTTATGACGATGATTCACAACCTGGAAAGAAGCTTAGAATTTGA